A window of the Cryptosporidium parvum Iowa II chromosome 7, whole genome shotgun sequence genome harbors these coding sequences:
- a CDS encoding P-type ATpase (calcium/phospholipid-transporter), 9 transmembrane domains, which yields LYDITSSRPRLVVINNRQVRNFSGNFIRTSRYTVLNFIPKYLFEQFCRPVNFYFLVISLLQIFPSISSTNGIPTLALPLVFVLFVGAVKDGWEDLNRHQNDRIENEREVIVIKRFPFINYIHGRTLACDLEEAEKPKNKNPSLKHVISFKSENDKQSNTSHSWFLGIEGSERSSSSELKVGDIVLLRNHETIPADIVLLSTSSENGDVFIDTSSLDGESNLKRRFSHKESTKMLGNNIHDVIKRARYLEGLIECSPPGKDLHNFDGTAIIRLPPISEGLVTQGNTITQFPINLDNIVLRGCILRSTEWAIGCIVYAGHESKIQMNSLKPTKKMSNVDKFTNKMVLVVLVILFCLCMTGSLLTYKYIFDGVFDHLDYLGVSDVNEISYRATGQAIPISFVPVVRFCTWIVLLANIIPIALVVSMKIVKAIQGQFISRDRAMYDAVNNTYAVARNSDLNEDLGQVRYIFSDKTGTLTRNIMEFKSLSVGGVHYGSTETSSSKEDNLIREIEIPQVNIKDENILLDIKSRNSQSIKIGNLLIGIAVNNSIVIENQSEMFSMLYNSGRIEPDILPETFSPSTYLTGLNSDITLNPDNKPKSRLGSNFMTSIKSISSQSSKSASNNSSNTKQKPKSNFPLYSAQFPDEAALCYGAQYLGVSLICLNPKTKHLILDVFGELLDVEILAKIPFTSDRKRSSTVVRIKRLNSEHNMKDLRIMSELYRERIMVFSKGADSAMIPLLRQSNMEKFQKDLEIGNKMANQALRVLCITEKEISEDEFADWNQKYQLAVNNVENRESSLQEAASMIEKDLLLQGVTGVEDRLQDEVPETIKCLRDAGIKIWMLTGDKVETAREIAASAGLLSPGHEILELTESTCSNKSEIKKRVLSICKSLGIDLESDKSERFLRKVKASGSKSEKKETNFSILIDGAVLGEIFSGSLANNDFVSECKRFEDITSSISSIEKLFVQMCCKCRTVVFARFAPSQKGNIVRIVRKHMDEITLAVGDGANDCNMIQTANVGVGIRGLEGNQAFLTADYGITSFKDLKVLLLVHGRLAYRRICKLALYMFYKNLTVGIPVFIYGFFTLWSGTRLYFDYWYQVYNVILSSVPIVVVSVFDFDVTKSESLSKPHLYSFGPENKFLNTKICLIYLLNSAWHIFVVFTIPYILFRVNSTNLFGSNQSIVGAAIYYLVILVVNIKVLLMADHIHYLLGFAVAFSLFSWICTLFVCAASFSIGSDVYTIWIPLYNNVLLWITLISGLSISLWPDYFFKVLFSEWLKVDDK from the coding sequence CTTTACGATATTACGAGCAGCCGACCAAGACTAGTTGTGATAAACAACAGACAAGTTAGAAATTTTTCTGGCAACTTTATTAGGACTTCAAGATACACAGTACTGAACTTTATTCCAAAGTATCTTTTTGAGCAGTTTTGTAGACCTGTgaacttttattttttggtAATCTCATTGCTTCAGATATTTCCCTCCATTTCGTCAACGAATGGAATACCTACACTAGCACTTCCTTTGgtttttgttttgtttGTTGGCGCTGTAAAAGATGGGTGGGAGGATCTTAACAGACACCAAAATGACcgaattgaaaatgaaagagaggttattgttattaagAGATTtccatttattaattatattcatgGAAGGACTTTGGCTTGCGACTTGGAGGAAGCAGAAAAACCCAAGAACAAGAATCCTTCTCTCAAGCACGTGATATCTTTTAAGAGTGAAAATGATAAGCAATCAAATACAAGCCATTCTTGGTTTTTAGGAATTGAGGGATCAGAAAGGTCGAGTTCTAGTGAGCTTAAAGTCGGGGATATTGTTTTATTACGGAACCACGAGACTATTCCTGCTGATATTGTTCTCCTTTCAACCTCATCAGAGAATGGGGATGTTTTTATAGATACTTCTTCCTTGGATGGAGAATCAAACTTAAAAAGAAGGTTTTCCCACAAGGAATCAACCAAGATGCTTGGGAACAATATTCATGATGTAATCAAGAGAGCGAGGTATTTAGAAGGTTTAATTGAATGCTCTCCTCCTGGGAAAGATTTACATAACTTTGATGGGACTGCGATTATAAGACTCCCTCCAATTTCTGAAGGCCTGGTTACCCAAGGAAACACAATTACCCAATTCCCTATAAATCTTGACAACATTGTATTGAGGGGATGCATCCTTAGGTCAACAGAATGGGCTATTGGCTGTATAGTATATGCAGGACATGAGTCAAAGATCCAGATGAACTCTCTAAAGCCTACCAAGAAGATGAGTAATGTTGATAAATTCACAAACAAAATGGTTTTGGTAGTCCTGGTTATTCTATTTTGTCTCTGTATGACAGGCTCCCTGCTAACATATAAATACATATTTGACGGAGTGTTTGATCATCTTGATTACCTTGGGGTTTCTGACGTTAATGAGATATCATATAGAGCCACTGGCCAGGCCATTCCAATTTCTTTTGTCCCTGTTGTTAGATTCTGTACTTGGATCGTTTTACTTGCAAATATTATCCCAATTGCTCTAGTAGTCTCAATGAAGATTGTTAAGGCAATTCAAGGTCAGTTCATTTCTAGAGATAGAGCAATGTATGATGCAGTGAATAATACTTATGCTGTTGCTAGAAATTCAGACTTAAATGAGGATCTTGGACAAGTTAGATATATCTTTTCAGATAAGACTGGGACCCTTACCAGGAATATTATGGAATTCAAATCACTGAGTGTTGGTGGAGTTCATTATGGCTCAACTGAAACTTCCTCTTCAAAAGAGGATAATTTAATCAGGGAAATAGAAATTCCTCAGGTGAATATCAAAGATGAGAATATACTTTTGGATATCAAGTCCAGAAATAGTCAGAGCATCAAAATTGGAAACCTTTTGATTGGTATTGCAGTAAACAATTCTATTGTCATTGAAAACCAAAGCGAGATGTTTAGCATGTTATATAACTCAGGAAGAATAGAACCTGATATCCTTCCAGAGACTTTCTCACCAAGTACTTATCTAACTGGATTAAACTCAGATATTACTTTGAATCCCGATAATAAGCCTAAGTCTAGGCTTGGATCAAATTTTATGACAAGTATCAAATCAATTTCAAGTCAAAGTTCCAAATCCGCATCAAACAACAGTTCCAACACAAAACAGAAACCTAAATCAAATTTCCCCCTATATTCAGCTCAATTTCCAGACGAGGCTGCTCTATGTTATGGAGCGCAGTACTTGGGGGTTTCCCTTATATGCCTAAATCCAAAAACTAAACATTTGATATTGGATGTTTTTGGAGAACTTTTGGATGTTGAAATACTTGCAAAGATTCCTTTTACCAGTGATAGGAAACGAAGTAGTACAGTAGTGAGAATAAAAAGACTAAATTCCGAACATAATATGAAGGACCTCCGCATTATGTCTGAGCTTTACCGAGAAAGGATTATGGTCTTTTCAAAAGGAGCAGATTCTGCTATGATTCCTTTATTGAGACAGTCAAATATGGAGAAATTTCAGAAGGATCTGGAGATTGGAAATAAAATGGCTAATCAAGCTTTGAGAGTCCTTTGTATTACTGAAAAGGAGATTTCGGAAGATGAGTTTGCAGATTGGAACCAAAAATATCAACTAGCTGTGAACAATGTTGAAAATAGGGAATCATCTCTACAGGAAGCTGCTTCTATGATTGAAAAGGATCTTTTACTTCAAGGGGTAACGGGAGTCGAAGATAGACTACAGGATGAAGTACCAGAAACGATCAAATGTTTGAGAGATGCTGGAATCAAGATTTGGATGCTCACTGGAGATAAGGTTGAAACTGCTAGGGAAATCGCCGCTTCAGCTGGATTACTGAGTCCTGGACATGAAATCTTAGAACTCACAGAAAGTACATGTTCGAATAAATCtgaaattaagaaaagGGTTTTAAGTATCTGTAAATCATTAGGCATAGACTTAGAGTCAGACAAAAGTGAAAGATTCCTAAGGAAAGTTAAAGCTAGTGGTTCAAAATctgaaaagaaagaaactAACTTTTCAATACTTATTGATGGAGCTGTTCTGGGAGAGATTTTCTCAGGGTCACTTGCAAACAATGATTTTGTTTCAGAATGTAAAAGATTCGAGGATATCACCTCCAGTATAAGTTCAATTGAAAAGCTTTTTGTACAGATGTGTTGTAAGTGCCGTACTGTAGTTTTTGCAAGATTTGCACCTTCACAAAAAGGTAACATTGTCAGGATTGTGAGGAAGCATATGGATGAAATAACTCTTGCAGTGGGAGATGGAGCAAATGATTGCAATATGATTCAGACAGCCAATGTTGGAGTAGGAATTAGAGGACTAGAAGGTAACCAGGCCTTTTTAACTGCAGATTATGGCATAACATCTTTTAAGGACCTAAAGGTGCTGCTTTTAGTTCATGGGAGGCTTGCATATAGAAGGATATGTAAATTGGCCTTATATATGTTTTACAAGAATTTAACAGTTGGTATTCCTGTTTTTATTTATGGATTCTTCACTCTTTGGAGTGGGACTAGGCTCTATTTTGACTATTGGTACCAAGTTTATAATGTAATTCTTTCTTCAGTTCCCATCGTTGTAGTTTCAGTATTTGACTTTGATGTCACAAAGTCAGAATCCTTATCTAAGCCACATCTGTACAGTTTTGGCCCtgaaaacaaatttttgaatacaaagatttgtttaatttatcTACTTAACTCGGCTTGGCATATCTTTGTTGTTTTTACAATCCCATACATACTTTTTAGAGTTAATAGCACAAATTTGTTTGGCTCAAACCAGTCAATAGTAGGAGCAgccatttattatttggtaATATTAGTTGTAAATATCAAAGTTCTATTAATGGCTGACCATATCCACTACTTACTTGGATTTGCTGTGgcattttctttattcaGTTGGATTTGCACTCTTTTTGTTTGTGCTGCTTCGTTTTCAATTGGAAGCGACGTCTATACGATTTGGATTCCCttatataataatgttCTTCTTTGGATTACCCTAATTTCTGGGCTTAGTATTTCGCTTTGGCCAGACTActtttttaaagttttattCAGTGAGTGGCTCAAAGTAGATGATAAGtag
- a CDS encoding tRNA exportin type nuclear export protein: MWIILAKILVVIDRIMDDLEKAIKTLNSPGSTPSEKLRSLEVCELVVGSSEGWKICLKHFTTGTDDDVRFWSVGSLIKMIGTFPGEENKTVSCKLMIDSKKVIREALSDYLRDPVRMGNTQSYLKNKISELYVTMIYADYPENWPSAFLDIVSLVTAHDWMPDMFIRILCTFDKMIVSNIGLQSAEDISIRRKIKDIMRVNGDLNHIVQAWIFVVSKHKSQSLTKDRIQLLSSSMKMMESFIDWIDISYAVNNEVLSIILSFLNPIDSPVVVETLNFLSAILLKGMPPKVKIQLFKDLNISYLVENQITLNIKDITPEYFQSQILGKWPILENPETIISIEQGPFGDIFKDFCLFLLSFRANFVLKIINELFLAIKNLFLEQESKNAEESDLAAFKTGMEILETLLPSLNIILSIESSEFKQIKQETCKFLTHFSLVLSSNDSYLSRLSQDLNNNTSFFSNFVSGVLFALLNALKKPDSHYFYQTGGESDTDFPGVMNRGKNSPDFGALFLSLLDLKPEIVCEFMEMIIKNLTSDIQSVSFNQVDSVSFLIAKFGQASLAEKRKLLKSRNASLSDSNLLISSHYIRFVGSILECSEIMYFNCKCYKPTESGIHREIFLRNSILQIFRNFTDLIGSNSGGTLNIQTDETRKILNKILDVLLSNCGFLNPHYSISYQSSKSVVGITKSFSNCLFDYIPKLVLLLRSHETLSLILKLAEKGTIENECLESFKSGLGSKSLNTICEAIGFLLFNKLKSRSNITEQQEVVLQYEEIVKPMLELSHKLIEQISQNSGGNDIKNDLLKWRSAMELVQMISSISDALTEQIPALSHLWRASLNILLLLARCSNSVLISESGGLQISVLSPMHRFIRIMGPEICNYIVPICSSFLASLIDSENRMQKAFQGSRYSEACEEISHLICHLVTLHGNSEDFTNIFETLIPEIFLYILKLWLLCWPSPISLCSIDERFRQTVLEDIAFSVEAHQARMSIQLSLVKIINQLSKGKTSLELLAKLCSTQGEKMSEAKQILNQVILNPVGVTSNFGIKSYVNLVPSAFLFREALANIQNPILCFLISSLLPSLSTPIHWLEYNGDRHLFTEQDIYIQSVEVITSIYLKILTCSDLNSSNMSQELKKMGIEVATSFLWFSILNNSQKEESLLNSQLTFLKLLIKGEAPLVLVEKNSNKQNKRTTQIGQKYQHGQDTSSIIVPLNVVVATRDLVLSGTKAAFTQNNPNAVNNPDSVSFARRSISLFFGYHYFVLLSFMPGSGLLDETFKLLNEISQTNDLQFKQILRKFIENYQSYVRQVL, encoded by the coding sequence ATGTGGATTATATTAGCAAAAATACTTGTCGTAATTGACAGAATAATGGATGATCTTGAGAAAGCGATAAAAACATTAAATTCTCCAGGATCTACTCCATCCGAGAAATTGAGGAGTTTGGAAGTATGTGAATTAGTGGTAGGATCGTCTGAAGGCTGGAAGATATGTCTGAAACACTTTACTACAGGAACTGATGATGATGTTAGATTTTGGAGTGTTGGAAGTTTGATTAAGATGATAGGGACTTTTCCTGGTGAGGAGAACAAGACGGTTTCCTGTAAGCTAATGATTGATAGCAAGAAGGTGATCAGGGAGGCATTATCAGACTATCTACGTGATCCAGTTCGTATGGGAAACACTCAAAGctatttaaaaaacaaaatttctGAGTTATATGTAACTATGATATATGCTGATTATCCGGAGAACTGGCCATCTGCATTTTTAGACATAGTTTCTTTGGTTACAGCGCATGATTGGATGCCAGACATGTTTATAAGGATATTATGTACCTTTGATAAAATGATTGTTAGTAATATTGGGTTGCAATCTGCTGAAGATATCTCAATAAGACGTAAgattaaagatattatgAGAGTAAATGGCGATTTAAATCATATTGTTCAAGCCTGGATTTTTGTGGTTTCCAAACACAAGAGTCAGTCTCTTACTAAAGATAGAATTCAACtactttcttcttctatGAAGATGATGGAATCTTTCATTGATTGGATTGATATAAGCTATGCTGTGAATAATGAGGTTCTTTCTATTATTCTCAGCTTTCTGAATCCCATTGATTCTCCTGTTGTTGTTGAaactttgaattttctATCTGCAATTCTTTTAAAGGGAATGCCTCCTAAAGTCAAAATTCAACTCTTTAAGGATTTAAATATCTCATATTTGGTTGAAAATCAGATTACCCTCAATATAAAGGATATTACTCCAGAGTATTTTCAATCTCAAATTCTAGGGAAGTGGCCCATTTTAGAGAATCCAGAAACCATTATTTCTATAGAACAAGGCCCTTTTGGagatatttttaaagacttttgtttatttcttttgtCATTTAGGGCTAATTTTGTtcttaaaattataaatgaACTCTTCTTAGCCATAAAAAACCTATTCTTAGAACAAGAGTCTAAAAATGCAGAGGAAAGTGATCTGGCTGCTTTTAAAACAGGAATGGAGATTCTTGAGACTTTGCTTCCatctttgaatattataCTTTCAATCGAGAGCTCAGAgtttaaacaaattaaacaagaaaCATGTAAGTTCTTAACTCATTTTTCATTGGTACTCTCGTCAAATGATTCTTATTTATCAAGACTTTCACAAGatctaaataataatacatctttcttttcaaatttcGTATCAGGAGTCTTATTTGCTCTATTGAATGCTCTAAAGAAACCTGATTCTCACTACTTTTATCAAACTGGAGGTGAATCTGATACAGATTTCCCTGGAGTCATGAATCGAGGAAAAAACTCACCAGATTTTGGAGCCTTATTCCTTTCTCTTTTGGACCTTAAGCCTGAAATAGTTTGTGAATTCATGGAGatgattattaaaaatcttACTTCAGATATCCAATCTGTAAGTTTTAACCAGGTTGACTCCGTTTCTTTTCTGATTGCAAAGTTTGGACAAGCCTCCCTAGCAGAAAAGAGAAAGCTACTCAAGTCTAGAAATGCCTCTTTATCTGATTcaaatcttttaatttccAGCCATTATATCAGATTTGTTGGGTCTATTTTAGAGTGTTCTGAAATTATGTATTTCAACTGTAAGTGCTACAAGCCAACAGAATCTGGAATTCACAGGGAAATATTCCTGAGAAACtcaattcttcaaatttttaGGAACTTTACAGATCTTATTGGGAGCAATAGTGGGGGAACTCTTAATATCCAGACTGATGAAACTAGGAAGATTCTTAACAAAATCCTTGATGTATTACTCTCTAATTGTGGGTTTCTTAACCCACACTACTCAATTTCCTACCAATCTTCCAAGTCGGTTGTAGGGATCACCAAATCATTTAGCAATTGTCTTTTTGATTATATTCCGAAGTTAGTACTATTACTGAGGTCACATGAGACATTGAGTCTGATACTTAAGCTTGCTGAAAAAGGTacaattgaaaatgaatgTCTTGAGTCTTTCAAAAGTGGATTGGGATCCAAATCTTTAAACACTATTTGTGAAGCAATTGGTTTCCTCTTATTCAACAAATTGAAATCTAGAAGTAACATTACAGAACAACAGGAGGTGGTTCTTCAATATGAGGAAATTGTAAAGCCCATGCTAGAGTTGTCTCACAAGCTAATTGAGCAGATTTCACAGAATTCTGGTGGAAATGATATAAAAAATGACCTTCTAAAGTGGAGAAGTGCAATGGAACTTGTTCAAATGATTTCTTCAATCTCAGATGCTCTCACTGAACAGATTCCAGCTTTGTCCCATCTTTGGAGAGCTTCTCTGAACATTCTTTTGCTGCTCGCAAGATGTTCAAACTCGGTTTTAATCTCAGAAAGTGGTGGACTTCAGATATCCGTGCTTTCACCTATGCATAGGTTTATACGAATCATGGGTCCTGAAATTTGTAATTACATAGTTCCTATTTGTAGCTCATTTTTGGCAtctttaattgattcaGAGAATAGGATGCAAAAAGCATTCCAAGGATCAAGATACTCGGAAGCATGCGAGGAAATATCTCATTTAATTTGCCATTTGGTAACATTACATGGAAACTCGGAAGACtttacaaatatatttgagaCACTGATTCCAGAAATATTCctatatattttgaaacTATGGTTGTTATGTTGGCCATCCCCTATATCCCTTTGTAGCATAGATGAGAGATTTAGACAAACAGTACTAGAGGATATAGCATTTTCAGTGGAAGCTCATCAAGCTAGAATGTCCATACAACTTTCACTTGTGAAGATCATTAACCAGCTTTCAAAGGGAAAAACAAGTCTCGAGCTTTTAGCAAAATTATGTTCTACTCAAGGGGAAAAAATGAGTGAGGCAAAACAAATACTAAATCAGGTAATTCTAAATCCAGTAGGAGTGACATCTAATTTTGGGATAAAATCTTATGTAAATTTGGTCCCTTCGGCTTTTTTGTTTAGAGAAGCTTTGGCGAACATTCAAAATCCCATTCTATGTTTTCTAATCTCAAGCTTACTTCCATCTCTCTCGACTCCAATTCATTGGCTCGAGTATAATGGAGATAGGCATTTATTCACAGAGCAAGATATTTACATCCAGTCAGTTGAGGTAATTACAAGTATATACTTGAAAATACTTACTTGTTCAGATCTAAACTCCTCGAACATGTCACAAGAGCTTAAGAAGATGGGAATTGAAGTTGCCACATCCTTTCTATGgttttcaatattgaataacTCTCAAAAGGAAGAATCATTGCTAAACTCTCAGCTGACGTTTCTTAAGCTACTAATTAAAGGGGAAGCTCCTCTTGTCCTTGTAGAGAAAAACTCcaataaacaaaataagAGAACAACTCAAATAGGCCAAAAGTATCAACATGGCCAAGATACAAGTTCTATTATTGTTCCTTTGAATGTGGTAGTAGCTACAAGAGATTTGGTTCTTTCTGGGACTAAAGCGGCTTTCACACAAAATAATCCAAATGCTGTTAATAACCCAGATAGCGTTTCATTCGCAAGAAGAAGTATTTCCTTGTTTTTTGGGTATCACTACTTTGTGCTCCTATCATTTATGCCCGGTAGTGGACTTCTAGATGAGACATTTAAACTATTGAATGAGATTTCTCAAACAAATGACCTTCAATTTAAGCAAATTCTGAGGAAGTTCATAGAAAACTACCAATCATATGTTAGACAGgtattataa